The segment tgcttcttttttctctatctgAAAATTGAGTTCATTCATTATTTCAGCTTTTCCCATGGTGCTCTTCTCAAAGGCTTCATCCTgcccttctctgtctttcttctgcTACTCACTTCTGGTCTCTATTTGTTTTGACTACAAGTTGCAGGGAAGGTACATACCTACATTTGGTTGGGTCtttcctcacccaggagttccctataccagaaTTAGTCTCCATGTCCATTCTCTTCCTTGCGCTGCAGTCAATTGATGACGGACTGGCTTAGTAGCAGGGTGaccacaagcaagtcacttaagctccttAAGCTCATATTGCCCATCTACtgagtggggataataatacccatAACCCTTACCTCATAAGGCTCGTTGTGAGGgctaaatgagataatgcatgcgAAGTGCTCTGTAAATCcttggcactatataaatgcagtTAGAGTCATCCTTGACTAATATAACACCAATAACAAGTAGTAAAGCAAGTATGGACATTCAGGTCAGAGCTTTTCCCACTATGAGATTTTTTTCAGAGCTCTCTGTTCATGAAGGCCAACGTCAACCCAACCCTCCAAAAGCACATCTTCATTAAATAAAAAAGTTCACCTGTATGTCCTTAGAGAGGTCTtcatcttcccccaccccactcaaCTCAAGTATTGTAGCTAAAGGTATAATCTATCTCTGCTTGAGGTACACACAATAGTACCAATAGCAAGGCTCATGCCTGGATAGCAAAATTTGAGCCCCATTTCAATTCTGGCCAAAAAAAGGcagctaaaaaaacaaaacctcacccaCTTACCTGTGCGATAGACAAAGTTGCCTTCAGTTTCTGATGATGATGGAGATACCAGCTCCTCCTCAAATTCATTGGAACTAAATGACCCCGAATGGTTTCTCTGTCTTGTTTTCCCCATCATTGCTGCATTTGTGGCCATGACATGTCGCAAAGAGTCATTAAGGTACCGGTTCAACAAGCTACTCTTGTATTTGGGGGGTGACACATAGTCCTCATTGGGGCCGGCCTCTGGTCTCACTCCAGTTTTGATGACAGAGCTCTCTGTTTTAATGACTGCATGGTGAACTGGGTTATTATACCCCGACTCATTCACGTGATTTCTTGGGGGATTTTCTCCATCTGAGGAAGGCAAAAAGTTCTAAGTAGTAAACTTCAGGTAGTAAAATACATATGCTTTGACCTAACCATTCAATTGTGAGAAGTAATGCTTGGAGATACATAAAGGTCAACGTCTTAGAAACAGTATAGAATTTATCTTTGTGTTTAGGgcttaaaattaaatgttttagaAGTAAGACCtctaatcaacacaatgaccaaacaGGATTCCAAAATATCCATGATGATACATGTTACCCAtatcttgacagagaggtgaaggactcaaTGGGCAGAatggtatacatacatacacatacacatacatacatatatttggacATGGTCTGtgagggaatttgctttgcttgataaTGCTTATTTATTATAAAGGTTCCCCTCCACCCCTCTGAGCAGGATGAGTcaggggaagaaaaaatagattaaaaaaattgaaataaataaaattattttttaaaaataagttgaaTCTTTTGCTAAAATAAAAGTAGAGGTGGTTTGTGCATGTCCCTCCCCCCCTACTATGTTAATTcaattttaatgactttttcaGAGGGTGTTATTCTGACACATAACTCCTTAAACAAGGGGAAAATGTAACAAATCTGTTGGTCATTTATAACATTACAACAGCAAAGTTACCTCATGCAATAAAAAAGAACCAATATGGCACCAATAGGTCTTATGGGACAGATCACTAACttgttaaaaacaattaaaaatcaaGGTAACCTACTAAATCCAAGagcaaataaaaattttacaaaCCTTCAGAACATGAATCATCACTGCTCACACTAAGTCTTTCTGCATTTCCTTGCACATATTTGttgtagagttttattcgtaaaGCCCAACTCAGATCTGGTTGCCTGACAGTATTCTTAAGGCGACGTCTTGCATTAGCAAACCAGTTTGACAcctaaaaaacaaattaaatttctcctttcataaaattttaaaactttctcCAGTAATACCTGTATTTTTTTTACAAGAGAAAGTTGGGTATCCAACACAGTCAGCATAAAATAGTGGAAACAACTTTAgacaaggaattagaatagatcTGGATTCAAAGTCCATCTCTGAGACCTAGGAGTTATGTATAGGTAAGTCAATTTTTCTGAACCTTAACTTCCTCATATCAAAAACGGGGTTAATGATTCTATATCCTATACCACCTTTCTCAtggggttgtggtgaggatcaaatggcatggaacaacaaagagaaattaaGAGTGTTGAGACTGGGCTGAGACTTGAGTGCAGTCCGCAGCCAGCATAGATTTGGGGGAGGGATATGATTAATTCAGTTTGGGTCATGTTGGTTTTGATGGGAATGGGATGATGACAACATCCAGAAGGAGATACTCACTAGACAGTTCTAAGTGCAAGCTTTGAGCTCAGGAGAAAAGTCAGGGTTGGAAATACAGATTTGGGACTTACCTACATCTTGTTCATAATTAATGTTCTAGGAGTGGAAGAGGCTGATATGATAGACAatactgagggaaaaaaagaagaggaacagGAAAAGAAGTTTGAGAAAAGCTTCTGTTAAGGGGTCAGGAAGAAGGGGATCCAGTGAAGGAAACAGAGTAGTAGCAATTTAGGTACACTGTAGAACCATACTAATGCAGTGTCACAGAAgttaagaaaatagagaaatctgAAACAGAGGGGAGCATACACATAGtcattaaatacttactgaattgaataaataaagctatgtggtgcagtggatagagtgctggaccacagagtcaggaagacctgagttcaactccagcctcaaacacttattggccctgtgaccctgggcacatcatcTGTTctctatttgccccagtttccttaactgtaaaatagggataacaataatggctatctcacagggttgttatgaggctcaagtAGAATACTATCTGTAAAGATCTCAGTCCAATGCCTAgcaacacagtaggcacttaataaattcccttctttttccccctaGTTAAATTCCATTAAAAAGTTAAAGGCTATGGCATGAGTCATAATATTAATAAGTACTTATCTGAAGTACAAAGCACACTTGATATAGAACCCTCAACAGACCAAGTATTCTCTCCCCATCCATCCAAAAGTACGTCCTTATGTTCTCTTATTTCTTCCTGATGTGACCTTCTGTATTTAGGTCAAGTATTCATTTGCAGCTTATGGTGGTATATGGTGTAGAATGCTAATCTAAACCCAGTTTCTCCCAAACTGCTTTCTGGTTCTGTTAGCATTTCTTGCAGCACTGAAGAGAATGGAATATCATTTTAGGCTGAAAGCTAAGCCTTTTCTAAGCAAGTGGATGATAGCAAAGAAATTAGAAGTTtggctttttttctcttaaaaacaaGTACCTATGCCTTCCATTCTTTTCTTGGGGAAAAAGTTAGTGGATTTCTATAGACTGAAAGATTACGTggtccctcctcctccccctagaAAATTGGCCTTCTAGCAAAGTGTTGTatggttctttaaaaagaatGGAATATGGGGAATCCTCATTAGGTGTCTCTGCAGCCAAATTATGTTCCAGAATATGGTCCTAAATTACCACCAAGGCTGAGTGGTAACATTTGCAATGGAAGTTTCACTTTTCTAGATTTACTTCTATAAATATACAGATCAGCAGAATGCTTAAAGGCTTACCATTGAGTGGGTCTGTAGAAGTCATCTCCCATTTTAAAAGTAAGTGAGCTATTACGATTGTCTCTTATGCCAAATGGTAAGGAAGCATTACTtctcagagagggaaggggagctCAGAATAGTTAAATGCTCAATATTTATCCTTCaaatcttcccccctcccctttggaggcaatcagggttatgtgtcttgcccaaggtcacgcagctagtaagtgtctgaggttggatttaaactcaggtcctcctgactctagggctggtggtctatctactgtgccccctAGTTGCCTCCATTCTTCACATCTTAAtctgtcctgagttcaaatctgtattcagacacgtACTATTtgcgtgatcttgggcaagtcacataaccctgattgcctcagtttcctcatctgtacaatgagctggagaaggaaatgacgagtcactccaatatctttgccaaaaaaaactccaaatggggtcaaaaagagtcagacacaactaaaaaaattGCTGAGCAACAACTGCCTTCTaatctttttcctcttcagtttCAAACATCACTTTAGAGACAGCTAgaggcacagcggatagagttctgggcctggactcaggaaaatctaagttcaaatccagcctcagatacttactagttgtgtgatcctgtctgggcaagtcatctaacttctgtttacctcagtttcctcaactgtaaaatggggataataagagcacgtACCTTGtagggttattgggaggatcaaatgaaattaaaatttgtagaaaacatttaaagcacatagtaggtgctacgtAAAGCTTATTCCCTCCCTTCGCACTTCAAAAGTCATCTACTTTAGGAATGCCAGCCTGATTGTCAATGCTCCAAGTCTTATATTGACTCCCAGTTACCTTCTGAGCATGGCTTGGGAATCAGAAAAGGAATATAATAGTGGTCACTCTTCCAGGATTATCTGGGTAACCTTGACCAAATGACTCAGGGTATCTgcacttcaatttcttcctctggaaaatcAGACATTTGCACTAGATGACCTTTCTGATTCAAATGCTCTCTGACCTATGAAAGCTGTTCAAGCACCACGGCTTGAACTCAAGTATCTTTGAGCAATTAGCCCTACCCAGTCTGTTATTTCCAACCACTGTTCCCTCTTGCAACCTGTCCATTTCACATTCCACCATTCTACCTctcaaaaagactgaaaaaccaTCTACTTCCTTTTGGTCAAACTAATCGCCTCTTAATCAGTCACAGCTCAATCAGATCTCTGCTCTTCTGTAGTCCTATACTAAACAGAATGAAGATCAGATACCTTAAATCTCTCCCAAAACAACAGCTACCTATGTAAGTGTAtgtgattatgtgtgtgtgtgtttgttcgtcctttgttgcagaagaagaccatgccatcagagaaataatgacatgaattgcacttgactttgttttgagtgagggagggttgtgcaggtcaccagcctcacttctcctccagagccatctgaatccagtgaccagatattcatcaggatgactggagatgacccaggatgaggcagttgaggttaagtgacttgcccaaggtcacacagctggtgagtgtcaagtgtctgaggtgagatttgaactcaggtcctccagactcctgcactggtgctctatccactgcaccacctagctgctcccacaaagaaatatatacatgtatgtatgtacacatattcctatgtctatatatatacctaaatatacatatgaatacctatatatgcctatatatctATAGATCCATAGAGTTATGTATACATCTATAGACATACACATGGACATATAAACATGTCTACACACACAATCTACATATAGATGTAGTCTATAATACACACAGAAACATATGTCTATGTCTGTAgacatgttatatatgtatgttacataGCTATATCTAcctgtacatacatgtatgtgtgtgagtatgccTATAAGCCTATAACTATTTCGTTAAAATCAATGGATAAAAACAACTTTAGGCTCAATGTAAGAGGaactccttcctccaccccaccccccaaaccttCCCAACAATTAAACTATCCAAACGTGGAATGACTGCCTCCAAAGGTAGTGTGTTTCTCTTCCTTAGAGGCATTCAAATGAAAGCTAGATGATCTTTTCTTGGATATGTGGAGAAGGGGGATCCTTTTTCAGGTAAAGGTAAATGGTCTGTTCCAACACCAAGCTTCTGTGACTTTGTGATTAGAAAGAGTGATGAATTAGGAGTCAACCAACTCAGCTTTATTTCCTGGGCCTACGACTTACCAGCCAATTAATCTCCCAGAGCCATATTTTTCTCATCTCCACAGGTATGCTGAACAGATGACTTCTCTCCTCTATactcccttctggttctaatatGCTGTAAATTGAGCCCTATTGCAACTTCCATTACAACAAAAACGTATGTAGAAAGAAATATAATAACTCATTCATGTCATACAATGTTCAATACAATAATTCCAACATACTCCAATACTCTTGATGGATCTGTGAACTTGATGTGATTAGTCTCTCCAACAGTGCATCTCTAGACCATCCATCCATGCCCATCCCATATAACTTCCAGTCATGTCTTCCATAGTCATCAAATGGAGGTTCCACCCAGTGTGCTCAGAGCTGTCTCCAAGTTCTCTTCAGGTGGTGCGGACACCAGTGGAACACTGGTTTCACTGATTGTCCTTTGATCTTGCTTCATGACCAAcccttttattttcattcatatttttttctaatgacaTGCCTTACATACCACAACTCCTGTGTGATTCCTCATTTGCAATGGATTGCAGCCTACTTATGGTTACCATATACTTCTCCATCACCTATTCCGTGATTCTCACCTTCAAGTCTTCAGAGATTAGAGCATCCTGTGGCTCATAGCCATATAACATCACTAGATGACAGgctttaggtggcacagtggatagagtgctaggcctggagacATGAAGACCTGGTCTCAATTCTGGCCTTAGagccttactagctgtgggaccctgagaaAGTTACTTAAGCTCTGtctcaacaataaaatggggctaataatggTGTaataatccccccccccccaccagggttgttgtgaggatcaaatgagataatatctgtaaaccgattagcacactgcctggcacaagGTTGGACATGAATAAATGCctgcttccttccttgctttaaaatattttaaaagcactgGTTATAAAAAGATGGGCCCCTTATGTTTCAGCAGGAAGCTCAGGGTCATTAAAAACACTAGATAATTTCCCAAAGGTACTCCAACTCTTCTTCTGTTCAATTTGAAACCCACCTCATCTTTCTGACATAAAGTCATTTTTAACAATACCTTGAAATTTATTGTAAGGGGATTTAACATTCTTCGTTCATCAGCATGATAgctgttttgttgttcttttggCATATCCAACTGGGCATGTCTTTTTTATGTTCTGTTATATATTCCTTAAAAAAGCCATGTGGCATAACTGATAGAGAACAGATCTTGGAAGTAAGAATGTATGAATAACAAGGTCTTCATTAATGAAAAAAGTATTGatcatgtgcaaagcactgggctaAATGTTGAccatacaaatagaaaagtaaaacagTCACTGCTCTCAGGGAGAGAAAATGTATCAAGGAGGATTCAGTTATGAGTCCAATGGAAAAGCCCAGTAGTCCTTTAAGTAAAATGGCGAAACAAATAGTGCTGAATATTTTTAGTGCCATTCCTATTGATCAAATAGCATCCACCAAGCCATTTGGCAATACCAAGGATTTGGGTGGTGAGAACCTTGTTTCCTGACTCATCAAAAGCTATGACTGCTGAGGAGGTGGGGCAGGGATACAGCACCTTCTGAAACAGTTGCCAGGTCTCATCTTTGTAAGGGTTGCTCCACTGGACAATGACTGGGAGACAGGTAGTGGTGGTAGCATTGCTATTTCTAAGACTCTTGGGCTTACCTGCCCATAGATGGCAGTTGGTCTTCCCTTGGTGG is part of the Notamacropus eugenii isolate mMacEug1 chromosome 3, mMacEug1.pri_v2, whole genome shotgun sequence genome and harbors:
- the MKX gene encoding homeobox protein Mohawk isoform X2; the protein is MNTIVFNKLSSQVLFEDSGAKDRERGGRPYNGVLDGAHHHHPEVVIPDSPSIKDNLSLRHRRTGARQNGGKVRHKRQALQDMARPLKQWLYKHRDNPYPTKTEKILLALGSQMTLVQVSNWFANARRRLKNTVRQPDLSWALRIKLYNKYVQGNAERLSVSSDDSCSEDGENPPRNHVNESGYNNPVHHAVIKTESSVIKTGVRPEAGPNEDYVSPPKYKSSLLNRYLNDSLRHVMATNAAMMGKTRQRNHSGSFSSNEFEEELVSPSSSETEGNFVYRTGSVVRALNLKMTKAESTLEAWRR
- the MKX gene encoding homeobox protein Mohawk isoform X4 — encoded protein: MNTIVFNKLSSQVLFEDSGAKDRERGGRPYNGVLDGAHHHHPEVVIPDSPSIKDNLSLRHRRTGARQNGGKVRHKRQALQDMARPLKQWLYKHRDNPYPTKTEKILLALGSQMTLVQVSNWFANARRRLKNTVRQPDLSWALRIKLYNKYVQGNAERLSVSSDDSCSEDGENPPRNHVNESGYNNPVHHAVIKTESSVIKTGVRPEAGPNEDYVSPPKYKSSLLNRYLNDSLRHVMATNAAMMGKTRQRNHSGSFSSNEFEEELVSPSSSETEGNFVYRTASSGVDGTTSYTVLDF
- the MKX gene encoding homeobox protein Mohawk isoform X3, whose protein sequence is MNTIVFNKLSSQVLFEDSGAKDRERGGRPYNGVLDGAHHHHPEVVIPDSPSIKDNLSLRHRRTGARQNGGKVRHKRQALQDMARPLKQWLYKHRDNPYPTKTEKILLALGSQMTLVQVSNWFANARRRLKNTVRQPDLSWALRIKLYNKYVQGNAERLSVSSDDSCSEDGENPPRNHVNESGYNNPVHHAVIKTESSVIKTGVRPEAGPNEDYVSPPKYKSSLLNRYLNDSLRHVMATNAAMMGKTRQRNHSGSFSSNEFEEELVSPSSSETEGNFVYRTETLENGSNKCDRVMVRIKEE
- the MKX gene encoding homeobox protein Mohawk isoform X5 — encoded protein: MNTIVFNKLSSQVLFEDSGAKDRERGGRPYNGVLDGAHHHHPEVVIPDSPSIKDNLSLRHRRTGARQNGGKVRHKRQALQDMARPLKQWLYKHRDNPYPTKTEKILLALGSQMTLVQVSNWFANARRRLKNTVRQPDLSWALRIKLYNKYVQGNAERLSVSSDDSCSEDGENPPRNHVNESGYNNPVHHAVIKTESSVIKTGVRPEAGPNEDYVSPPKYKSSLLNRYLNDSLRHVMATNAAMMGKTRQRNHSGSFSSNEFEEELVSPSSSETEGNFVYRTETLENGSNKCDS